From Bordetella flabilis, the proteins below share one genomic window:
- a CDS encoding cold-shock protein — MAQETGVVKWFNSEKGYGFITPEAGGKDLFAHFSEIQGSGFKSLEENQRVSFTTANGPKGPQATKIQVL, encoded by the coding sequence ATGGCTCAGGAAACCGGCGTCGTTAAGTGGTTCAACTCTGAAAAAGGCTATGGCTTTATCACCCCGGAAGCGGGTGGCAAAGATCTGTTCGCGCACTTCTCCGAGATTCAAGGTAGCGGCTTCAAGTCGCTCGAAGAAAACCAGCGCGTGAGCTTCACGACCGCGAATGGCCCCAAGGGCCCGCAGGCCACGAAGATCCAAGTGCTCTAA
- the egtB gene encoding ergothioneine biosynthesis protein EgtB: MDTIHPATSRASALDTSACPGATDYTAVRHASLALAEPLSPEDCQAQSMPDASPVKWHLAHTTWFFETFLLQRYAADYVPFHPQYGYLFNSYYNAIGQRHPRPQRGLLTRPPYRDIVAYRDHVDTAMVELTARMRGNTEFEALVVLGLHHEQQHQELILTDVKHLLACNPLRPAYAQGARPRAIRPATTNGWLHHPGGIVRTGHAEASFCFDNEMPAHEVLLRPYELARRPVTQREYLAFIEDDGYRRPEFWLSLGWDAINTHGWHAPLYWEQQDDTWHAFTLHGMEPLDLEAPVVHISYFEADAYARWAGARLPREAEWEQVARRYAGPDTHANMVESGLLHPRAATHDDGVSALQLYGDVWEWTCSPYEPYPGFAAAPGAVGEYNGKFMCNQYVLRGGSCATPRTHIRPTYRNFFPPDARWQFSGFRLARDA; encoded by the coding sequence ATGGATACGATTCATCCCGCTACATCGCGTGCGAGCGCCCTCGACACTTCCGCTTGCCCCGGCGCGACCGACTATACCGCCGTGCGCCACGCCAGTCTGGCCCTTGCAGAGCCCCTGTCGCCGGAAGACTGCCAGGCCCAGTCCATGCCCGATGCCAGCCCGGTCAAATGGCACTTGGCTCATACCACCTGGTTCTTCGAAACCTTTCTGCTGCAACGTTACGCGGCCGACTATGTGCCCTTTCATCCACAGTACGGCTATCTCTTCAATTCGTACTACAACGCCATCGGCCAACGGCATCCCCGCCCGCAGCGCGGCTTGCTGACGCGCCCGCCGTATCGCGACATCGTCGCGTACCGGGATCATGTAGACACCGCCATGGTTGAGCTGACGGCGCGCATGCGCGGGAATACCGAGTTCGAGGCCCTGGTGGTACTGGGACTGCATCATGAGCAGCAGCATCAGGAACTGATCCTGACCGACGTGAAGCATCTGCTGGCGTGCAATCCGCTGCGCCCCGCCTATGCGCAGGGCGCGCGTCCGCGCGCGATCAGGCCGGCGACCACCAATGGCTGGCTGCACCATCCGGGCGGCATCGTACGAACGGGCCATGCCGAGGCCAGTTTCTGCTTCGATAACGAAATGCCGGCCCACGAGGTCTTGCTGCGGCCGTATGAGCTTGCACGCAGACCAGTCACGCAGCGCGAGTATCTCGCCTTTATCGAGGACGACGGCTACCGTCGACCTGAGTTCTGGCTATCCCTGGGCTGGGATGCGATCAACACGCACGGTTGGCATGCGCCGCTCTACTGGGAGCAACAGGACGATACCTGGCATGCCTTTACTTTGCACGGCATGGAGCCGCTGGACCTCGAGGCGCCTGTGGTGCACATCAGCTATTTCGAGGCGGACGCCTACGCGCGCTGGGCTGGCGCCCGGTTGCCCAGGGAAGCGGAATGGGAGCAAGTGGCGCGGCGCTACGCGGGCCCGGACACGCACGCCAACATGGTCGAGTCCGGATTGCTGCATCCGCGGGCAGCGACACATGACGACGGTGTATCGGCGCTGCAACTGTATGGCGACGTCTGGGAATGGACGTGCAGTCCATATGAACCGTACCCCGGATTCGCCGCCGCCCCCGGCGCAGTGGGCGAGTACAACGGCAAGTTCATGTGCAACCAGTACGTGCTGAGGGGTGGCTCCTGCGCGACGCCTCGCACCCACATCAGGCCGACCTATCGCAATTTCTTTCCACCCGACGCGCGGTGGCAATTCTCGGGTTTCAGGCTGGCGCGCGATGCCTGA
- the egtD gene encoding L-histidine N(alpha)-methyltransferase, which translates to MRSPSYSPSLADNVSPSSACPAPSREPRFHQLHTEAGDTVTNELLQGLALPQAHISPKFLYDELGSSLFTAITLLDEYYPTRCENEIFSRHAAEIAAHAGVAQVLVDLGAGDCAKAERLLPYLNPPQYAPVDISIEYLRSAVKRIAGRYPELDIVGVGMDFFHDLALPADIHTDQRVFFYPGSSIGNLAPDDAAALLHRIRRQSEGGAIIIGVDLVKPRDILEPAYDDAVGVTAAFNLNLLRHVNRIVRTDFDLSQWQHVAYFNEARSRIEMHLRARTDVTLTWPGGQRRFAAGERIHTEDSYKYRPQAFKAMLARAGFGQVRYWTDAREWFAVFCARA; encoded by the coding sequence ATGCGATCTCCCTCCTACTCGCCCTCGCTCGCCGATAACGTTTCGCCGTCGTCGGCGTGCCCCGCGCCATCGCGCGAGCCACGCTTCCATCAGCTGCACACGGAAGCGGGCGATACGGTCACGAATGAACTGCTTCAAGGTCTGGCCCTGCCCCAGGCCCACATCAGCCCCAAGTTCCTTTACGACGAACTCGGCTCGAGCCTGTTCACAGCCATCACCTTGCTCGACGAGTATTACCCCACCCGTTGCGAAAACGAGATCTTTAGCCGCCATGCCGCGGAAATCGCGGCTCACGCCGGTGTTGCGCAGGTGCTGGTCGATCTGGGCGCGGGGGACTGTGCCAAGGCGGAACGCCTGCTGCCTTATTTGAATCCCCCGCAGTACGCACCCGTAGACATCTCCATCGAGTACCTGCGCAGCGCCGTCAAACGTATCGCGGGACGTTATCCGGAACTCGACATCGTCGGCGTCGGCATGGATTTCTTCCATGATCTCGCCTTGCCCGCCGACATACACACGGACCAGCGTGTTTTCTTTTATCCCGGTTCCAGCATTGGCAACCTGGCGCCGGATGATGCGGCGGCGCTGCTCCATCGCATTCGCAGGCAGTCCGAGGGTGGTGCCATCATCATAGGGGTGGATCTGGTAAAGCCACGCGATATCCTTGAGCCGGCGTATGACGACGCCGTGGGAGTAACGGCGGCTTTCAATCTGAACCTGCTGCGGCATGTGAACCGCATCGTTCGTACCGATTTCGATCTGTCCCAATGGCAGCATGTCGCCTACTTCAATGAGGCGCGGTCCCGCATCGAAATGCACCTGCGCGCGCGCACCGATGTGACGCTTACCTGGCCGGGCGGTCAGCGAAGATTTGCCGCAGGCGAGCGCATCCACACCGAGGACTCCTACAAGTACCGGCCGCAGGCGTTCAAGGCCATGCTGGCACGTGCAGGCTTCGGTCAGGTTCGATATTGGACCGATGCGCGTGAATGGTTTGCCGTCTTTTGTGCCAGGGCTTAG
- a CDS encoding DUF883 family protein encodes MNSNSHSAELLASKDRVASSLRELMAGTEELLRSTASYTGEEIDIARKRLKSQLESARNMAGEWEGTAAERYRRVSAVTDEYVHENAWKSIGLAALVGLLLGACLASGSDRR; translated from the coding sequence ATGAATAGCAATTCGCATAGCGCCGAGCTTCTGGCCAGCAAGGACCGGGTAGCAAGCAGCTTACGTGAACTGATGGCAGGTACCGAGGAACTCCTGCGTTCCACGGCCTCGTACACGGGTGAAGAAATCGACATCGCACGCAAGCGGCTGAAGAGCCAACTGGAGTCCGCACGCAATATGGCAGGCGAATGGGAAGGCACCGCTGCCGAACGCTATCGGCGCGTGTCCGCCGTCACGGACGAATATGTCCATGAGAATGCCTGGAAGTCCATCGGCTTGGCGGCTCTGGTGGGGCTATTGCTGGGGGCCTGCCTGGCCTCCGGCAGCGATCGCCGCTAG
- a CDS encoding phospholipase D-like domain-containing protein — protein sequence MKRSLRALVLAGLGCLIAACATVPDASEVSASQSQIRIATQAGWLSYQRSQELVKKLDEGQGTPGQAAPAVSGDPESGFLQRHLQVEEAINGSPLVAGNRVALLADGPNTYRAMLEAIRGARQYVHMESYIFDDDEAGRTFADALIAKRRQGVAVALMVDGVGTLGTPATLFDRMRDAGVQVVIFNPVNPAKARAGWAPNNRDHRKLLVVDGKVGFLGGINISDVYESSSSGGSSAALIRSGKAEGQRPNPKEVPWRDTQIRVDGPAVADIERVMQAGWQEQHGPPLDAREFFPAARPQGDTIMRIIANRPGDRDGYNLYLTLMSAIQSAQQSIHITMAYFVPDPAFVQALMDAARRKVDVVIVLPGFTDSSLVFHAGRSHYTALLEAGVKIYERRDALLHAKTAVIDGVWSTVGSSNLDWRSFALNYELNAVILGREFGDQMEALFADDVARSTRIDEQAWSDRGIKARFMETISRLFERWL from the coding sequence ATGAAACGGTCTTTGCGGGCCCTCGTGCTCGCGGGGCTTGGCTGCCTCATTGCCGCGTGCGCGACGGTGCCGGACGCCAGCGAGGTCAGCGCCTCTCAAAGCCAGATTCGTATCGCCACGCAGGCGGGTTGGCTCAGCTATCAGCGCAGCCAGGAACTCGTCAAGAAACTCGACGAAGGCCAAGGTACCCCGGGGCAGGCGGCGCCAGCCGTATCCGGCGATCCCGAATCCGGTTTCCTGCAACGCCATCTGCAGGTCGAAGAGGCAATCAACGGATCGCCGCTGGTTGCGGGCAACCGCGTTGCGCTGCTTGCCGACGGTCCAAACACGTATCGCGCCATGCTCGAGGCGATACGGGGCGCGCGCCAGTACGTCCACATGGAAAGCTACATCTTCGATGACGACGAGGCTGGCAGAACCTTCGCGGATGCTCTCATTGCCAAGCGGCGGCAGGGTGTTGCCGTTGCGCTCATGGTGGACGGCGTCGGGACGCTCGGCACGCCGGCAACGCTATTCGACCGCATGCGGGACGCGGGCGTTCAGGTCGTTATCTTCAATCCCGTCAATCCTGCCAAGGCCCGCGCCGGCTGGGCTCCCAACAACCGCGACCACCGCAAGCTATTGGTGGTGGACGGCAAGGTCGGATTTCTCGGCGGCATCAATATCAGCGACGTGTATGAGTCCTCTTCATCCGGCGGTTCATCGGCTGCGCTCATAAGAAGCGGCAAAGCAGAAGGCCAGCGGCCGAATCCCAAAGAGGTACCCTGGCGCGACACGCAGATACGGGTCGACGGGCCGGCCGTCGCGGACATCGAGCGGGTGATGCAAGCGGGATGGCAGGAGCAGCATGGGCCACCGCTGGACGCTCGCGAATTCTTTCCCGCGGCCAGGCCGCAGGGCGACACGATCATGCGCATCATCGCGAACCGGCCCGGAGACCGCGATGGCTATAACCTGTATTTGACTCTCATGTCGGCCATCCAGTCCGCACAGCAGTCCATCCACATCACGATGGCCTACTTCGTGCCGGACCCCGCTTTCGTCCAGGCCTTGATGGATGCCGCGCGCCGCAAGGTCGATGTGGTCATCGTCCTGCCGGGCTTCACGGATTCGTCACTGGTGTTTCATGCCGGCCGATCTCACTACACCGCGCTGCTGGAGGCTGGCGTGAAGATCTATGAGCGTCGCGACGCGTTGCTGCACGCGAAGACAGCCGTCATAGACGGCGTCTGGTCAACGGTGGGTTCCAGCAACCTTGATTGGCGCAGTTTCGCGCTGAACTATGAGCTGAACGCCGTCATCCTCGGACGCGAGTTCGGCGATCAAATGGAGGCGTTATTCGCGGACGATGTCGCGCGCTCCACGCGCATCGACGAGCAAGCCTGGTCCGATCGCGGCATCAAGGCCCGTTTCATGGAGACCATATCGCGTTTGTTCGAGCGATGGCTGTGA
- a CDS encoding RNA polymerase factor sigma-54, with product MTHQATYELRARQQTSLTPRLQQSVKLLQMSALEFTREIEQALATNPFLEEGDEEGVATAADDAAMAAGPATTVLNDTISAAGDMQAPALTEAPAEVITELPELPDMQSEYSGDYPAARATGDGDSDVGQWARSMEDLRDRLRTELCSYRLAPRDRLMAEYIIEGLDEEGYLRTDLTDLAGEGVFDPAPEPGEWEVALKLVQQLDVPGLGARNLAECLRLQLTAMEEDTPGRTLAMHIVEQQLERLGKHDFSGLTRVCQCSDDELRQACALIRRLDPRPGLRYAKPDSSYVVPDVVVQKFNGQWIVTPNRAAMPRARLHRAYADLFRNARYSDRSPMAQELQEARWLIRNVEQRYSTIQRVAEAIVLRQQTFFEYGEIALRPLMLREIADELEIHESTVSRATSNKYMATPRGIFEFKHFFSRELYTDTGGSCSAAAVRALIKEMIDGEDASTPLSDVDLAHLLGQQGVMVARRTVSKYRGQLKYPPAEMRRQY from the coding sequence TTGACACATCAAGCCACGTACGAACTCAGGGCGCGCCAGCAAACCAGCCTGACGCCGCGGCTCCAACAGTCGGTAAAACTGCTCCAGATGTCCGCGCTGGAATTCACCCGCGAGATCGAGCAGGCACTGGCAACGAATCCATTTCTGGAGGAAGGGGATGAAGAAGGCGTCGCCACGGCGGCCGACGACGCGGCCATGGCGGCGGGTCCCGCGACAACGGTGCTGAACGACACCATATCGGCGGCTGGCGATATGCAAGCACCAGCCCTTACCGAGGCACCTGCGGAGGTAATTACCGAACTGCCCGAGTTGCCCGACATGCAGTCGGAATACTCCGGCGATTACCCCGCCGCGCGGGCGACCGGCGATGGGGACAGTGACGTCGGGCAATGGGCACGCAGCATGGAGGACTTGCGCGACCGCTTGCGCACCGAACTATGCAGTTATCGGCTGGCGCCCAGGGATCGCCTGATGGCCGAATACATCATCGAAGGCCTGGACGAGGAAGGCTACCTGCGCACCGATTTGACCGATCTCGCCGGTGAGGGCGTATTCGACCCCGCACCGGAACCGGGAGAATGGGAGGTCGCGCTCAAGCTGGTGCAGCAGCTGGATGTGCCGGGACTGGGCGCCCGCAACCTGGCGGAGTGCCTGCGCCTGCAGTTGACCGCAATGGAGGAAGACACGCCGGGACGCACGCTGGCGATGCACATCGTCGAGCAGCAACTGGAACGACTGGGCAAGCACGATTTCTCCGGACTCACGCGCGTATGCCAGTGTAGCGACGACGAGTTGCGCCAGGCTTGCGCACTGATTCGGCGGCTCGATCCCCGGCCCGGCCTGCGCTATGCAAAACCGGACTCCAGCTATGTCGTGCCGGACGTCGTCGTACAGAAGTTCAATGGCCAATGGATCGTCACACCGAACCGGGCAGCCATGCCGCGCGCAAGGTTGCATCGCGCGTATGCCGACCTGTTCCGCAATGCGCGCTACAGCGATCGGTCTCCGATGGCTCAGGAGCTGCAGGAGGCGCGTTGGCTGATCCGTAACGTGGAGCAGCGCTACAGCACCATACAGCGCGTCGCGGAGGCGATCGTACTACGGCAGCAGACCTTCTTCGAATACGGCGAAATCGCCCTGCGCCCCTTGATGCTCCGCGAGATCGCCGACGAGCTGGAGATCCATGAATCCACCGTGTCGCGCGCGACCAGCAACAAATACATGGCCACGCCACGCGGCATTTTCGAATTCAAGCATTTCTTCTCGCGCGAGCTCTACACGGATACAGGCGGAAGCTGCTCGGCCGCCGCGGTGCGTGCGCTGATCAAGGAAATGATCGACGGTGAAGACGCGTCCACACCTTTGTCGGACGTCGACCTTGCGCATCTGCTGGGCCAGCAAGGGGTCATGGTGGCACGTAGAACGGTCTCCAAATACCGCGGCCAACTGAAGTACCCGCCTGCGGAAATGCGTCGCCAGTACTGA
- a CDS encoding PRC-barrel domain-containing protein: MDHGRDTAPPTGVAAAGSPAETRIVGSAKKTGSGPGPEIMAAATLEGNDVLNLAGEKLGTLQDIMVDVPSGRVAYAVLARGGVMGIGDKLFAIPWSALTLDTDRKCFLLDIDLERLRNAAGFDKENWPRMADPAWAADIHEYYGQPPYWS, from the coding sequence ATGGATCATGGCCGCGATACCGCGCCGCCGACGGGCGTCGCCGCGGCGGGCTCGCCCGCCGAAACCCGCATCGTTGGATCGGCAAAAAAAACCGGCTCGGGCCCGGGGCCGGAAATCATGGCCGCCGCCACCCTGGAGGGCAACGACGTGTTGAACCTCGCGGGCGAGAAGCTGGGTACGCTGCAAGACATCATGGTGGACGTGCCCAGCGGGCGTGTGGCCTACGCAGTCCTGGCACGGGGAGGCGTCATGGGTATAGGCGACAAGCTGTTCGCCATCCCCTGGAGCGCCTTGACGCTGGATACGGACCGCAAGTGCTTCCTGCTGGATATCGATTTGGAGCGGTTGCGGAATGCCGCCGGTTTCGACAAGGAAAACTGGCCCCGCATGGCCGATCCCGCGTGGGCGGCGGACATCCACGAGTATTACGGACAGCCGCCGTACTGGTCATGA
- a CDS encoding sigma-54 interaction domain-containing protein codes for MPNASASVRAPGARADYNNLPDPSAMGKCEAMQKLAEQIDKVAGTEASVLIVGESGTGKELVARSVHARSARADQPFVPVNCGAIPASLIEAELFGHEKGSFTGAIAQNIGYFEHASGGTLFLDEVTEMPLDMQVQLLRVLETGTFHRVGGLQPVRVNVRIVAATNRDPYTAVTEGRFREDLLYRLAVVPLRVPPLRERLEDVPYLAQRFLDSFNAAESTKKVFSKRAMETLTAYDWPGNVRELKNTIHRAFILADNVVEIAGPALSRRTPKTQVAQGTLKMCVGTSLLQAQRELILATLAHHQGDKRRTARTLGISLKTLYNRLGTYDASTASHSG; via the coding sequence ATGCCCAACGCTTCCGCGTCCGTGCGCGCGCCTGGAGCGCGCGCCGACTACAACAACCTGCCCGACCCGTCCGCGATGGGAAAGTGCGAAGCCATGCAGAAGCTGGCCGAGCAGATCGACAAAGTGGCGGGAACGGAAGCCAGTGTGCTGATCGTAGGCGAGAGCGGCACAGGCAAGGAACTGGTCGCACGTTCCGTCCACGCCCGTAGTGCGCGCGCCGACCAGCCCTTCGTCCCGGTGAATTGCGGCGCCATTCCCGCCAGCTTGATCGAAGCGGAATTGTTCGGGCACGAAAAAGGCAGTTTCACGGGCGCGATCGCCCAGAATATCGGCTATTTCGAACACGCCAGCGGCGGCACGCTGTTCCTTGATGAAGTCACGGAAATGCCGCTGGACATGCAGGTACAGCTGCTGCGGGTGCTGGAAACCGGGACATTCCACCGCGTGGGCGGCCTGCAGCCGGTGCGGGTCAACGTCCGTATCGTGGCCGCCACCAATCGCGACCCCTACACCGCCGTCACCGAAGGCCGGTTCCGCGAAGACTTGCTGTACAGATTGGCCGTCGTGCCCCTGCGTGTGCCGCCATTGCGGGAGCGGTTGGAAGACGTACCGTATCTGGCCCAGCGTTTCCTGGACAGCTTCAATGCGGCGGAATCGACCAAAAAGGTCTTCTCGAAGCGAGCCATGGAGACTCTGACGGCTTACGACTGGCCCGGCAACGTCCGTGAGCTCAAGAACACCATACATCGCGCTTTTATCCTGGCCGACAATGTCGTGGAGATTGCCGGCCCGGCGCTATCGCGGCGGACGCCGAAAACACAGGTTGCTCAAGGCACCTTGAAGATGTGCGTGGGAACTTCTTTGCTGCAGGCGCAGCGCGAACTGATCCTCGCGACGCTGGCCCATCACCAGGGCGACAAACGGCGCACTGCGCGCACCTTGGGCATCAGCCTGAAGACCCTCTACAACCGTCTGGGCACTTACGACGCCTCGACGGCCTCGCATTCGGGATAA
- a CDS encoding sigma-54-dependent transcriptional regulator, which produces MPHVLIVDDESPVRTALAEIVKDEGFTVAQASDLREAKIQILRQSPDLVLSDLQLPDGNGLDIFQALSSPNVDVVFITGHASVESAVDALRLGAIDYLLKPVNIQRLKMVLGRMPRNADLSPWGGPFEDEDRFGKMLGRSAPMKQLYRQIAKVAPTEATVFLMGDSGTGKELAAQAIHELSARRKGPFLPVNCGAISPNLIESEMFGHERGSFTGADRQHKGYFERAAGGTLFLDEITEMPIDLQVKLLRVLETGLFMRVGTNREIASDVRVVAATNRSPEEAVAEGKLREDLYHRLNVFPLELPPLRERGDDVILIAQRYLDMLNQERGAQKKFAADTLESLRAHTWPGNVRELKNYVHRAFILADDNEIRAGIVPLQMSPEKAATGTQITVPVGVPLADADRRLIFATLEQCGGVKKHAAEILGISLKTLYNRLEEYAAAGHYPKVNGEAAAKAEASGRAK; this is translated from the coding sequence ATGCCACATGTTTTGATCGTCGATGACGAATCTCCCGTGCGAACGGCGCTGGCCGAGATCGTCAAGGACGAAGGATTCACTGTTGCTCAAGCGAGCGACCTGCGCGAAGCAAAAATACAGATCCTGCGCCAGTCGCCCGACCTGGTCTTGTCCGACCTGCAATTGCCCGACGGCAACGGCCTCGATATTTTCCAGGCGCTCAGCTCGCCCAATGTGGACGTCGTTTTCATTACCGGCCACGCCAGCGTGGAAAGCGCCGTGGATGCTCTGCGGTTGGGCGCCATCGATTATCTGCTCAAACCCGTTAATATCCAACGGCTGAAAATGGTGTTGGGCCGCATGCCGCGCAACGCCGATCTTTCGCCCTGGGGCGGGCCGTTCGAGGACGAGGACCGTTTCGGCAAGATGCTGGGACGATCGGCGCCGATGAAGCAGCTGTATCGGCAGATCGCCAAGGTGGCGCCCACCGAAGCGACTGTCTTCCTGATGGGCGACAGCGGGACAGGGAAGGAACTCGCCGCACAAGCCATCCATGAGCTCAGCGCGCGGCGCAAGGGGCCTTTCCTGCCGGTGAACTGCGGAGCGATTTCGCCCAACCTCATCGAAAGCGAAATGTTCGGGCACGAGCGTGGCAGTTTCACGGGTGCCGACCGCCAGCATAAGGGCTATTTCGAGCGCGCGGCCGGCGGTACCCTTTTCCTGGACGAGATCACGGAAATGCCGATCGATCTGCAGGTCAAGCTCCTGCGCGTGCTCGAGACCGGCCTGTTCATGCGGGTGGGCACCAACCGGGAGATTGCCAGCGATGTCCGCGTCGTGGCGGCGACCAACCGCAGCCCCGAAGAAGCGGTGGCCGAGGGCAAGCTTCGAGAGGATCTGTACCACCGTTTGAATGTGTTCCCTCTGGAGCTGCCGCCCCTTCGCGAACGCGGCGACGACGTGATTCTGATCGCCCAGCGTTACCTGGATATGCTGAACCAGGAACGTGGCGCCCAGAAAAAATTTGCCGCGGATACCCTTGAAAGCCTGCGCGCCCACACTTGGCCCGGCAATGTGCGCGAACTCAAGAACTATGTGCACCGGGCCTTCATCCTCGCCGACGACAACGAGATCCGCGCGGGTATTGTGCCTTTGCAGATGTCGCCCGAAAAAGCTGCCACCGGGACGCAGATTACGGTTCCGGTTGGTGTTCCGCTGGCCGATGCCGATCGCCGTTTGATCTTCGCGACGCTGGAGCAGTGCGGCGGCGTCAAGAAGCACGCAGCCGAGATCCTGGGAATCAGCCTCAAGACGCTGTACAACCGGCTGGAAGAGTATGCGGCCGCCGGCCATTATCCCAAGGTGAACGGCGAGGCTGCCGCCAAGGCAGAAGCCTCCGGCCGGGCCAAGTAA
- a CDS encoding type 1 glutamine amidotransferase domain-containing protein, producing MADALKDVTVAILAVDGFEQAELLEPRRALQQAGARVVVISAKQEPIQGFKHTDKGDKVDVDLTFAEADPQHFAAVLLPGGVVNADEIRQHPKAQDFVRRMTEARKPLAVICHGAWLLVSAGLVRGRTMTSWPSLQDDLRNAGAQWVDREVVVDQNWVSSRKPDDIPAFNREFLALLSKAAHRQAA from the coding sequence ATGGCTGATGCCTTGAAAGACGTTACCGTGGCGATTCTCGCCGTCGATGGTTTTGAACAAGCCGAGTTGCTGGAGCCCCGCAGGGCGCTGCAGCAGGCGGGGGCGAGAGTAGTCGTCATTTCCGCCAAGCAGGAGCCGATCCAAGGCTTCAAGCATACGGACAAGGGCGACAAGGTGGACGTGGACCTGACGTTCGCGGAGGCGGACCCTCAGCATTTTGCCGCCGTCCTGCTGCCTGGCGGCGTGGTCAATGCCGATGAGATCCGGCAGCATCCCAAGGCTCAGGATTTCGTCCGCCGCATGACGGAAGCACGCAAACCGTTGGCGGTCATTTGCCATGGTGCCTGGCTGCTCGTGTCGGCCGGGCTGGTGCGCGGCCGGACGATGACGAGCTGGCCGTCGTTGCAGGACGACCTGCGCAACGCCGGCGCTCAGTGGGTGGACCGGGAAGTGGTAGTCGACCAGAACTGGGTAAGCAGCCGCAAACCGGATGACATTCCGGCTTTCAATCGGGAATTCCTGGCCTTGCTTTCGAAGGCCGCCCACCGCCAGGCGGCATGA